The following proteins are encoded in a genomic region of Pyxicephalus adspersus chromosome 9, UCB_Pads_2.0, whole genome shotgun sequence:
- the LOC140338071 gene encoding catalase-like yields MEQPRIPTEENTVLTTGAGNPIGDKLNVLTVGPRGPMLMQDVAFTDEMAHFSRERIPERVVHAKGAGAFGYFEVTDDITKYTKAKVFDRIGKKTDIAVRFSTVAGEAGSADTVRDPRGFALKFYTEDGIWDLVGNNTPIFFIKDPILFPSFIHSQKRNPQTNLKDPDMVWDFWSLRPESLHQVSLLFSDRGIPDGFRFMNGYGSHTFKLVNEQGKAVYCKFNYKTNQGIKNLTVEEADRLVVQDPDYATRDLFQAIAQKDFPSWTMYIQVMTFEEAEKCPFNPFDLTKVWPHKEYPLIRVGKFVLNRNPENYFAEVEQIAFDPGNMPPGIESSPDKMLQGRLFSYPDTHRYRLGPNYLHIPVNCPRIAKVCNYQRDGPMCIFASPSHLPNYYPNSFTPPQHRPNLKESTFQSTGDIDRHDNSEEDNVSQTREFYRKTLSPEERKRLCENIAGHLKDAQLFIQERAVKNFNDVDPEYGANIQALLNKYNAANGTKKPLHNYTSYVCPKAQ; encoded by the exons ATGGAACAACCCAGAATACCCACCGAG GAAAATACTGTCCTCACCACTGGGGCCGGAAATCCCATTGGTGATAAGCTTAATGTCCTAACGGTCGGCCCTCGAGGACCCATGCTGATGCAGGATGTGGCCTTCACAGATGAGATGGCGCATTTTAGCCGGGAGAGGATACCAGAGCGAGTGGTACATGCTAAGGGAGCAG GAGCCTTCGGATACTTTGAAGTCACAGATGACATCACAAAATACACCAAGGCCAAAGTGTTTGACCGAATCGGAAAGAAAACAGACATTGCTGTGAGATTCTCTACTGTAG CTGGTGAAGCCGGCTCTGCTGATACCGTCCGTGATCCACGAGGATTTGCATTAAAGTTCTACACAGAGGATGGTATCTGGGACCTGGTTGGCAACAATACTCCCATTTTCTTTATCAAGGACCCCATTCTG TTTCCATCCTTCATTCACAGTCAGAAGAGGAACCCACAGACCAATCTGAAAGACCCCGATATGGTGTGGGACTTTTGGAGCCTTCGTCCCGAGTCTCTGCACCAG GTTTCCTTACTGTTCAGTGATCGTGGCATTCCAGATGGATTCAGGTTCATGAATGGATATGGATCTCACACCTTCAAGCTAGTCAATGAACAAGGGAAAGCCGTCTACTGCAAATTCAACTACAAG aCCAACCAAGGCATTAAAAATCTGACTGTGGAAGAAGCAGACAGACTGGTGGTGCAGGACCCAGATTATGCTACCCGAGACCTCTTTCAGGCTATTGCCCAGAAGGACTTTCCATCTTGGACAATGTATATCCAAGTCATGACCTTTGAGGAAGCAGAGAAATGTCCTTTCAATCCCTTTGACCTGACCAAG GTCTGGCCTCACAAAGAATACCCGCTGATCCGCGTGGGAAAGTTTGTGCTGAACCGCAATCCAGAAAACTACTTCGCAGAAGTAGAACAGATTGCATTTGATCCAGGCAACATGCCCCCCGGCATTGAGTCGAGTCCCGATAAAATGCTGCAG GGCCGTCTGTTCTCCTACCCGGACACCCACAGGTATCGCTTGGGGCCAAATTATCTGCACATTCCAGTTAATTGTCCTCGGATAGCCAAGGTCTGTAACTACCAGAGGGACGGTCCAATGTGCATATTTGCTTCTCCAA GTCACTTGCCAAACTATTATCCAAACAGCTTCACCCCTCCTCAGCATAGGCCCAACCTGAAGGAGAGCACCTTCCAATCTACTGGAGACATCGACCGCCATGACAACTCTGAAGAGGATAACGTGTCCCAG ACAAGAGAGTTCTACAGGAAAACCCTGAGCCCAGAGGAGCGCAAAAGACTATGTGAGAATATTGCTGGCCACCTTAAGGACGCCCAACTATTCATTCAAGAGAGAGCC GTGAAAAACTTTAACGACGTTGATCCAGAATATGGTGCCAATATTCAGGCCCTTTTGAACAAGTACAATGCCGCCAATGGGACAAAG AAACCGCTCCATAATTACACTTCTTACGTATGTCCCAAGGCACAGTAG